ACATAAAATGTATTTACATGTAAGAATCAAAGCAGGATAGTGGAAGATGTATATCAACAAAATCAAAATACGTACTACACCAAGTTGATACTAAGAAATCTACCTtaaaggaggaaaagatctcagattttaCCACATAGGGAACATATATGTTTTCTCCCTATAATGTTGTGGCAtatggtttctttcattgatcaaaaacctcctGTGAAATActaatatttaattttttatcatttttaaatgataaaaaattaaatattagTATTTCACaggaggtttttgatcaatgaaagaaaccataTGCCACAACATTATAGGGAGAAAACATATATGTTCCCTATGTGGtaaaatctgagatcttttcctgcTTTAAGGTAGATTTCTTAGTATCAACTTGGTGTAGTACGTACATGTAAGAATCATCATGCACGTATAAGTAGAGATTTTAGAGAAGCTACTTATTATACATATATGATTCAGCATGCAGAGTTTAAAGGAGATGTATTCTGGTAATCCTTTAGGTTATTTTCAGGAACCCATACAATAATTCTCAGATAATATCTCATTTCAACCTGGGGTTTGGAGAAGtgattggggtggggggaattaTAGTCACCTGTCTGGAGGTCAACTTGCCTGAATTTACAAAATGTGTTTAGTTTTCATTAAAGGTCTATGTTTTCAGATATAGCAATTTAATTAGAAAAATATTGTTATCTCTTCTAGAAAATAAGCTGTATTTCTTATTATTTAAAATGCTATAGAAACCATATTATAAATTTtctattaaataaataattttctttttgccTTATTAACAATAAATGATTTACTTAAATATTTTGTAGGGAAAGAATACACTCAGTACAACCTACATAACATTCACTTAGAGCATGAATGGGTCATGAATTTAGCAGCTCATCCTCGACTACTGCAAACTATGACAGCCATCTTGGGACCCAACGTTATTCTATTGGATTCCAGATTTATCTGCAAATACCCATCTTCTGAGGTTCCTCATGCTGACAACATAGCTCCTTATGTAGCCTGGCACCAAGATATCAAGTAAGAAAATGCATGATCTAAtaattatgttcttatcacatGAAATATTTTTGTAAGTACATTCAGAATAAAATGGTCAAGACATAATCTTAGTACTATttactatttctatagtgctgccagacatTATTTGCAAGTAGAAGCTTCTTGGCTTTCTGTAACTGAAGCCATAGTACTGACTCAAAGTCATCCTTGTGATAATCAAAAATAGATGGCACTACTAGGAATAAGTTAATTTCACATGGTGTCACTTACTTCATAGAAAAATAACAGCAAATTGGTCCATCAAACCATAGGTGCATAGTCATTATCTATGTACTGCTACCAAGCACGCTAAATACAATGGCATAGATAGCTGACAAGACCTAATTCTAAAGGAGATTTAAAATTTGGGGGTTATAGAATTACAGTAGGCCATTCCCGAAATCAGAACCTCTCCATTAAATGATATTGTATGATAAGAATCATTTCTGTAGGTGGGCGGTCATAATCTTAATTTGCAGAACAGAAGGATACCAATCCAGTGAATGATATCTTTTCTTTTCCGTAGGTACTGGGGATTTGAGGGAGGACCTGTGGCCTCGGTATGGCTTGCCCTGGATGAAGTCAACACAGAAAATGGAGTTTTGCAGATTATTCCAGGTACGATAGCTTTAAGAACATTATTACATTTTTAGGGGATACTATGGTAGTTAGTAGATTTAAATTTTGTCACCCATTTCCATACAGAACTAGAAAAATGCTACTCCAACAGATGTAACAAAGAATTAATAGAATGAACTTGATCAACTGTACCCTTTCTGAAAGAAAATACAATGAAATTCTTAATATATCTTGTTaagtgacactgggcaagtcacttaccctccattgccccaagtacaaaatatgtacctgtatataatatgtaaaccgctttgattataGTCCAGAAaggctgtatatcaaatcccatcccctatcCCTTTCTAGTGCCCTATCCTCAACATTGGTGAAATTGTATTTGAAAGAAGGCAGGACAAAGGAAACCAAAGTGTGAAAGTAAATAAATTTGAATCTCCTGTCTTTGTAGAAAGCCATAAGCAAGGCATTCTGGAGCATCAAATAGCCGTCATCCCTGGGAACATGCTAACCTCCAACCAAGAAATCCCAAGGCACCTggttgatgcagagaaggctgtTGAATGTCCACTCAAAGCTGGTCAGATGTCGGTCAGTAGACAACTAACTGTTAAACTTAGTGACTGAGAACATATGATAGAAGAGATAATAAATTAATAAGATACTTCAGAAATCTAAATTTGCAATCATTATCTGAAAGCAACTAAAGGTCACATTAGCTATGTTTAGCAAACTTATGATAACTAATATGACTAAATACTCTCTTAGATAATACCAGGAACccatgacctgggttggccactgttggaaataggatactgagcttgacggacctttggtctgtcccagtatggcaattgttatgCTCTTATTTATATTAATGAATCGCCAACCAATGGAATAAATTATCCGCAATGAAACTTACCATCAGCCAGTATTATGCTGATTTAAGATCATAAAAAATGAATTTGTATTTAGTGATATTCATGGTGTGATGAACAGAAACACTTTTGTAAACCCAAAAGATTCTATAGAAGGTAGTTGCAATTTTCAATTATTGTCAATTTATCTTGATTGACATGACTTTGCTGGAGAAagatagggggaaattctataagatgtGCCTTAAGTTATgtgcctaaataaataggcatCTAAAGTTAGCTGCCTAACTTAAGgggtcttttaccaaggtgcgctagccaatttagcacgcgctaaatgctaacaggtCAATAAAATATAATggccacattagcatttagcgcacgctaaatcggctagtacgccttaataaaagaaccacctaattagtaaattggcatCACTAAACAGCTTTAACAGggtcataattgaaaaaaataaaattgaattgggagataggcacctatatttttaggtgtgattctataaaagataggtagcgcctaacaccaaagtaggcatgtttagggatgGAAAGACTTAGGTACAgtaaaccctggtctacattacaggcaccttaagttaggtgccactaagtgTGATTGTCATagaataggtgcctaactttaggtgcctatcTCTTTTTTTGGTGCCAATTCCAGAATCTGGCTCATAGTGTATCTTGAATATGAAAAGGAAATTATCAATTAAAGTAAGCTAATTAGAATTATGGTTAGCCAAATTATTTGATCGCTTTCATTTCATGTTCTGATTTTTTCCAATTTGATGTGACCATTTTGCACTAAAATACAGGATCGTATCCATCTGTACCCGGCCTACAGCAAGGCAGTGGGTTTCTCAGAAGAAAGAGAGTTGACTTCGTGTAGCCCACTAAAGTCACCACTTTCTCATAGTTACAACAAATATTATTCCCCACCAACATTTTACTTCATaactcttcttttctttctcttcagATTCATGACGGACTGACAGTTCATGCCAGCGAGTCAAATATGTCCAACAGGAGGAGATGTGGTTTTGTTATTCGTTATGTACCCACCACGGCCTACCCTGTAGAGGTTTGTTATTAGCTCATTATCATTAATAATGCAGATCATTTTTACCTTCATTTGGTATTTTTTGGTTTGTGGGTACAAAGTGGCATGCAATGTATTTGAGGTCAACAGAAATAAAGCATGCCTCCATGGAGCCAATTTACTACGGTAAACATTGACAAAGAAAAATATTGCCAAAATAGAATGAAGACAGTTACAAGTTCCTCCAGCACACCCATTAAACCTATCCCCTCTCTACCATCCCCTACCAAACGCAAAAATCTTTAACCAagtcatattttattttattattatttatttaaaattttatatactgcataaatactatgtggtttacaaaattatatgcatacatattaaaaatactaaaacttgttttgacagaacaaacacaatataacattaacagtatcaaattcatccaacaagatggaaagacaaaatcccataaaaacatttccaggacggtaaggcttcagcagcaaatagcattagcacatgaatgCATTAACATATAGCTTTATGTAAAGATATACCAGAAAGAGTAGTATGAAGCTGCGATCCAAAACTCTGCTCATAATCTGGGCATATCTTGCACAGTGAGATTCAACAAATGCCAATCTGAAATCAAGGAGAGATAGGCCAGTAATATCAGAAAAGAAATAACATGGATCTGTTAAAGATGATGATAAAAAGGTCAAGGTGACATGAACTTTGTTGGGCTTAACCTGGAAATGCAGAAATGCCTTTTAACTctcattcctttttttttgtagACCAGTTTTTACAAGTATTACCAGATTGATGGAAGCTATAACTGTAccgtttttctttttcattttttagaaGTAAATCCAAACTAGTTACTGCTATCCTCGACcacagaaacaaaaaccctactcttcaaaaaaattaattaaccCTTTATAACAGAACCAGACCCACCCCAAGCTTCACCCACAACACTATCTACATagcaaatcataaaatattcaaaCCACTCATTAGGCATTTACTACTATCatgacaattctcatgtaatcCACTGAATGTATTTCGTAGCATCATGACAATTCTTGTGTAATCTGCCTTAAACCGTAAGATAacgacggaatagaaatcactaatgtaatgtaatgtaactaataagaacataagaatagtcttactggccaaaccccaaagagaagcaacattccatgctactgatccagggcaagcagaggcttccctcttgtcttaataacagactatggacttttcctccaggaatttgtccaaacctttcttaaaaccagctacactaaccacttttactacaacctctagcaatgcattccagagcttaatacaCTGTCTAAAAGTACCGTTACTATTGTTCAGTATAAAAAACaagcagacacattttcatcCACAGGTCAAGTACTTTTATTCCATTGTTAAGGTTTCTCATGttactctttatttatttttcaatgtcAGGACCCTGAACGCCCTAGAAGCTTTCCAGCAACAGTGCTGGTTGCCGGGATGGATGAGTTGCAGCATTTTGCAGACCATGCCCCAAGTTTCTTCACCAAGATGTTCTAAACCCGGAGAGTGGCAGAGGCCTTTCTTTCCACATCTTAGCTTTGAGACAAAGTTCGCCCCCGGGGTACAATGTGTCAGAGCTATTTCTTGCCTGTGTACTGTACATTATTATAAATATACCATGCTGTTAAAGAATGTTATGTGTCACTTTGTTctataatatatttttgagtAATAAAGTCTCTATACAAACCTTATACATTGTCATACTTTTCTCTGTAGAATATTGCAATGACCTTACCTGCAGACTGACTTCAAGTGCAACtgctttttaaataataaaacattGTAGAATATGTAGAGACAGATTTTCAGCCAGAAAAGTGGCTGTattaattttagggctccttttacgaaggtgcactagaagttttagtgcacgcacaaaataaTCACGCGCTAGCAAAattattaccgcctgcttaaaaggaggcagtagaggctagcgcacgtggcaatttagcatgcgctattccacgctttaaggccctagcgcaccttcgtaaaaggagcccttagtgtcggCACAATCATTTAAATGAATATGTCTAGTCAGTGTCACTCTTCATATACAATAGGTAATGGAACTGATTAGAGGGATAGTGTGGTCACTGAGATTtatgccctcttttactaaggtgcgctaaccgattaacacgcactaatcaatttagcgtgcgctaaacactaacgtgtgcatgttggtctatggacgtgttagcgtttagtgtgcactaatcggtcagcgcaccttagtaaaagaggggattagtttAGGCTTGCTGAATTGCAGGCCTAAATTAATCATGACAATTATCTGTATATCAGCTGCTACCTGCAAATATTTTTATCCTAAAAAATAGATGGGTAAGAGGTTCACTAATCCTAATAGAATTGATGACGATGAAGCAGACACAGTGGAGGGTTGTTGAAAAGCCTTTATTGTAGAATAAGCAGATATAAAAGTGCCTGATACAGCCATAGAACAAACTAATAGAACTAATAGTATACTTATACTAATAGAATGTAAAACATAATCTAGCATAGAAAACAGAAGTTAGCTTAAaaactataaaaaataaataactttaaTACCAATATTAGACACACAAAACAACACCTCATGCTATCCATTAGTATACTTAAAACTAATGAAAGCAATTaacataaatgaataaatagtCTCAAAATTAATTATAAAACATATTATGAAgagataaatacattgaacaaaaGACAAGTATATACATAAAAAAGTATCTTGGAACCAGTCAAGGTGTCTTACATACCCTTATGATGTGATTCTATAATTTCACCATAAGTAATATTGGAGCAATTAAAAAGGCACCAATTAGTAAGTTTCACAATGAAGTTAAAAACTATACAATTAGGCAAGTCAGAGAGAATAAAAAATATAAGAGAAACTCACAAGAGCTTACAGTTACATGGAGCTTGGCTCACAAATATACTTTATGTCTGCGTATTACTAAAGAGATGGTTTGTATACTGAGGCTGGGTCACATGACATACAAGCTGCCACATGAAACTTTatttacaattaaaatatatatatatatatatatatataataaaagtaaagaaaaacaaCTAAATAGAGTAAAAATTAAACATACTGCTCCAAATAAAATCATGTTGGGTAGTTACTAAAAATAACATATATGTGCAATTCtgataatattaaaaaaacagcaaaatcaATACAGTTGCAGTCATAAAAATCTTCAGTAACTCTCTCAGAAATACtcatttacaaaaaaagaaaaatatacaaggaatcttcaaaaagtttctgcacttttattttttttaaacactatggctccttttattaagctgcgctagcgattttagcacgtgctagattctaacgccagcattaagctggcattaAGTTCTTGGTGCGTAGCTTGGGGTTAGGATGCGGGCAAtgcagcacatgctaaaaacgatagcgcaccttaataaaaggagccctatctataataataaaatactaagcgcgcatgcacactcgcaccgcgtgttccctgattccTGATCTGTTGGGATGTGGCGGCACGAGTGCACATGCGCTAGATGGCACGGGTGAGGGGCCGGcacttaggggaaggagagcaggcccgggattcAGCTGGCCCCGGCCAGGCAAAACCCCCCTTCCCTGCAGCACCCAGGCCCTGGCGGTCCCCGCCGGCAGAGGCAGAA
The nucleotide sequence above comes from Geotrypetes seraphini chromosome 5, aGeoSer1.1, whole genome shotgun sequence. Encoded proteins:
- the LOC117360497 gene encoding probable alpha-ketoglutarate-dependent hypophosphite dioxygenase produces the protein MKISSDQMKLRYDTQGFLTEISVLDKEELEDAKRAFEKLEEEFGKEYTQYNLHNIHLEHEWVMNLAAHPRLLQTMTAILGPNVILLDSRFICKYPSSEVPHADNIAPYVAWHQDIKYWGFEGGPVASVWLALDEVNTENGVLQIIPESHKQGILEHQIAVIPGNMLTSNQEIPRHLVDAEKAVECPLKAGQMSIHDGLTVHASESNMSNRRRCGFVIRYVPTTAYPVEDPERPRSFPATVLVAGMDELQHFADHAPSFFTKMF